The Candidatus Omnitrophota bacterium genome contains the following window.
AATATGTAGGAAAGATCTTTCCGTCAAGTTTAAGAACTTCACCTCCTGTAGCATCTACGCCCTTATTTGTTCGCCAACGTTCTGAGGTGCGGCCACCATAAACCTGAGAGTAGGTATCATTGGTAAGGTCATATTCCTTAAGCCTATTGTCATGCATTTTGCTTAATGCAAAGGTTCTAACCACCACAGCCTGAGCCTTGATAGATTCTTCAGGCCAAAGATGTGAAATCTCGTGATAAAGAACTCCTCGGATATAATCCTCTAACTCGATATAGTTAACAACAAAGAAATTCGAGGCATCTTTCTTGATAAATCTTAGACGTCCCCTGAATAGCCGGTCATTTATACTTATGAATCCATCATCGTCTCTTGTAATTTCAATGCGTTCTTTGCCTATGTTGTTGCTACCAATGTTAAACCCTTTATCTATAGTCTCAATTAATAGACCACTTGCCTTATCTAACTTAAGAAGCTCCAAATCATCCTCAACTGTCGTGATCCTAAAAGATGCATCAACATCCAGAGTTAGTTTAGAGGCGTCTTTAAAGACAGCGACGCGCACAAAAGAAGCAGCGCTAGAATCGAAAGCAAAAACAAAGAAAAAACAGCTAAAAATTAAAAGTAATAATATTCTTCTAATTATCTCTTTGACCATAACCAAAAGACTAAACTAAAAACTATACTTAAAATGATACAGCTTGTTAGAGGAAAATAAAAAGTAAAGTTTCCCTTCTTAATGTATATATCACCGGGCAGACGCGGTATTTTACTTATTCTAGGCAGAACTTGCGCTATACTTCCGGCAATAATAAGGATTATGCCAATTATGATTAGTGTCTTTCCAAGGCTATGCATAACCTTCTAGGAGCGTACTGATCTTGTATCTTTTCTCTTGGATCTTTCCTGCAGCGAATAAATACAACCGCAGTATTTTTGACAATATAGGCCAGTTTCTTTTGCCTTTCGATGCGCCTGGCTAAAACCGGATTTGAAATCATATCTGAAGAATTTCAAATTTAAATTTCGTGCTTCTTCAGCAGCTATTTTTTCTAAAACAGATGTATCCTGATAGGGACTCACCAAAAGTGTTGATGTAAAATATTGACAATTCTCTTGCCTTGCTGTTTCAGCCGTAATCTTAAGCCTTAATCTCCAACAGGCATCACAACGTGTAGGTGCACTTTTATTTCCATCAACCAGACCCAAAAACATCTTGAGGTCATACTCTCCCGAGGAAAATTCCAACCTCGCATCTTTAGAATAAATCCTTAAGGCATCGAGCCTTCTCTCATATTCCTGGCGAGGATGTATGTTTGGATTAAAAAACAAGCCCTTTACTTGAAATCCTTCTCTACGCAAGACCTCCAAGGGGAAAATTACACATGGCGCACAACATATGTGTAAAAGAATCTTTTTCATTTTCTATTATTAGAAGCGAATGTTGATAGGGGATATTATTAGAACAATTCTTTCTGGGATATTTTATCAATTTTCTTGTTAAAATGCTTGTAGGCGATTTCTGTTACTTCCCGGCCGCGAGATGTCCGTCGCAGGAAGTTTGCTTTCAATAAATAAGGCTCTATGCAATCTACTAAGGTATCAATATCCTCATTCAATGTCGCTGCCAGTGTATCTATACCTACCGGCCCACCCGAATAATTATCAATGATCGCAAGTAAGACCTTGCGGTCAAATTGGTCTAGGCCAGACTCATCAATATTTAAAGCATCTAAGGCCTGACTTGCTATTCTTTGATTCGTCTGGTTTAATTTATTAACCTGGACATAATCACGCACACGCCGCAGAAGACGATTTGCGATTCTAGGCGTACCCCTGCTTCTTCTGCCAATCTCTAAGGCACCTTCTTTATCTGTAGTCATCCCCAAAATCTTTGAGGAGTGGGCAATAATCTGTGCCAGATCTGAAGCACTGTAAAAATCAAGATGAAAAAATAATCCGAAACGGCTACGAAGCGGTGCAGTCAAAAGACCGCTTCTTGTAGTAGCACCGACTAATGTAAATGGCTTGAGATTGAATTTGATCGTTTTAGCATAAGGGCCTTTATCAATAACAAAATCTATCTGGAAATCCTCCATTGCCTGATAAAGGAATTCCTCTACAACGCGAGAAAGACGATGTATTTCGTCAATAAAGAATATATCGCCTTTGCCTAAATTAGTTAAAATACCGATTAAGTCACCGGCACGTTCAATTGCCGGTCCGCTCGTAGCTGTAATATTCGCATTCATCTCATGGGCGATTATATGCGCTAGGGAAGTCTTGCCTAATCCGGGCGGGCCTGAGAGAAGCACATGCTCAAGCGGTTCTTTCCTTTCTTTGGCAGCCCTCAAGGCAACATCCAAATTCTTCACAACTGTCTCCTGACCGACGAATTCATTCAAATGCTGCGGCCTAAGAGATATATTAAAAACAGTATCCTCTTCTGTTTCGTTTAATTTTAAGATATTTATATCTTTTTTCTCAACGGACATAATCTATTTTCTTTCCAGGACTCTCTGCGGTTTGGAATGCTGTTCATAACGCCTGATAGCAATCTCTCCAAAAACATTTTTTTGTTGTACGACAATTTCCTGCAAGCGGATCAATTCTAAAATAGCAAGAAAGTTAGCTACGATCTCTAATTTATTTTTTGCTTTGGAGAAAATATCATTTAAATAAACTAAAGGAGCGTTAAGAAGCATTCTCAAGATATCATGGATTTTCTCCTCGACGGTAAATTCATCCTTGACGATTTCGTAAAATACTTCCTTTGGCACATCCTTCAAGGCCTTGGAAAATGCAGAAATCAAATCGAAAAGACTTGCCTCAAAAAAGACTTCTCCATCTTGTTTCTCCTCAGATGAATCAGAGTTTCGGCTAAAGACGTCTTTATAGATTTGTTCTCTCTTCCGTAAATCTTCTGCTGCCTCCTTATATTTTTGATACTCTAATAAGCGCTGAATAAGTTCCTGGCGCGGATCTTCTTCTATATCTTCTTCTTGCTCAGGATCCCGAGGTAACAACATCTTAGATTTTATCTCAATTAGCGTAGCAGCCATAACTAAAAATTCAGAAGCGATTCCTAAATCAAGGAGTCGCATTAATTCCAAATACTGTATGTACTGTTCAGTGACCTTCGCAATCGGAATATCGTAGATATTAAGATCATTTCTTTTTATCAGATACAAAAGTAAATCTAATGGTCCTTCAAATATATCCAGTTTTATCTTATAGGACATAGGTTTATGATTTCCTTGATCTTCTTCATCATAGAAGAGGCGGTTTTCCCAGCCTTTTCATTGCCGCTTTCAATAATCTCTATTATCTTTTTCTTCTTACACAACAGATCTTCTCTCTTTTTCCTTATCGGCATCAATTTTTCGTTTATACGCCTTGCTAAATCTTCTTTACAGTCACGACAACCAACTTTAGCCTTTCTGCAATAGTCTGAGACTTCACCAGAATAATCAGGGAAGAATACTTCATAGTAGGTGTGGACATTGCAGATTTCTGGATGGCCTGGGTCAGACTTATATATGCGCTTTGGGTCAGTGATCATTGCTAGCACCTTTTTTCTTACTTCCTCAACGCTATCGGAAAGATTGATCGTGTTATTATAACTTTTACTCATCTTGCGGCCATCAATACCTAAGAGCTTAGGAAAGGACGTAAGGATATCTTTAGGTTCCCTAAAAAGTTGTTTTTTGTAAATGTAATTAAACCTGCGACTTATCTCGCGCGTAAGCTCAAGATGCGGCAGTTGATCCTGCCCTACAGGTACAGCATCAGCATTATAGATTAGAATATCGGCAGCCTGCAATACTGGGTAGCCTA
Protein-coding sequences here:
- a CDS encoding SpoIID/LytB domain-containing protein; amino-acid sequence: MVKEIIRRILLLLIFSCFFFVFAFDSSAASFVRVAVFKDASKLTLDVDASFRITTVEDDLELLKLDKASGLLIETIDKGFNIGSNNIGKERIEITRDDDGFISINDRLFRGRLRFIKKDASNFFVVNYIELEDYIRGVLYHEISHLWPEESIKAQAVVVRTFALSKMHDNRLKEYDLTNDTYSQVYGGRTSERWRTNKGVDATGGEVLKLDGKIFPTYYHAACGGHTEDVSNLWDVDIASLKGVTCPYCADSPHFKWDIYIDFKRLQEKLNAAGLRVGKIESIEIVERSLSNRVLKLKIISATDTIEISGKALREILGPKILRSTNFQIESSGDFVLFKGFGWGHGVGLCQWGAYFMGKQGHDYRQILEYYYHGAKIEKDY
- a CDS encoding DUF2905 domain-containing protein gives rise to the protein MHSLGKTLIIIGIILIIAGSIAQVLPRISKIPRLPGDIYIKKGNFTFYFPLTSCIILSIVFSLVFWLWSKR
- a CDS encoding epoxyqueuosine reductase QueH, encoding MKKILLHICCAPCVIFPLEVLRREGFQVKGLFFNPNIHPRQEYERRLDALRIYSKDARLEFSSGEYDLKMFLGLVDGNKSAPTRCDACWRLRLKITAETARQENCQYFTSTLLVSPYQDTSVLEKIAAEEARNLNLKFFRYDFKSGFSQAHRKAKETGLYCQKYCGCIYSLQERSKRKDTRSVRS
- the ruvB gene encoding Holliday junction branch migration DNA helicase RuvB, coding for MSVEKKDINILKLNETEEDTVFNISLRPQHLNEFVGQETVVKNLDVALRAAKERKEPLEHVLLSGPPGLGKTSLAHIIAHEMNANITATSGPAIERAGDLIGILTNLGKGDIFFIDEIHRLSRVVEEFLYQAMEDFQIDFVIDKGPYAKTIKFNLKPFTLVGATTRSGLLTAPLRSRFGLFFHLDFYSASDLAQIIAHSSKILGMTTDKEGALEIGRRSRGTPRIANRLLRRVRDYVQVNKLNQTNQRIASQALDALNIDESGLDQFDRKVLLAIIDNYSGGPVGIDTLAATLNEDIDTLVDCIEPYLLKANFLRRTSRGREVTEIAYKHFNKKIDKISQKELF
- a CDS encoding segregation/condensation protein A produces the protein MSYKIKLDIFEGPLDLLLYLIKRNDLNIYDIPIAKVTEQYIQYLELMRLLDLGIASEFLVMAATLIEIKSKMLLPRDPEQEEDIEEDPRQELIQRLLEYQKYKEAAEDLRKREQIYKDVFSRNSDSSEEKQDGEVFFEASLFDLISAFSKALKDVPKEVFYEIVKDEFTVEEKIHDILRMLLNAPLVYLNDIFSKAKNKLEIVANFLAILELIRLQEIVVQQKNVFGEIAIRRYEQHSKPQRVLERK
- the trpS gene encoding tryptophan--tRNA ligase → MMKKRILSGMRPTGKLHLGHLAGALENWVKLQNSYDCFFMVADWHALMSEYENSSLISEYSIDNVVDWLSVGIRPANSTIFIQSSIPEHLELYMMFSCLVPLSWVERIPTYKEQLRELKNREIHTYGFLGYPVLQAADILIYNADAVPVGQDQLPHLELTREISRRFNYIYKKQLFREPKDILTSFPKLLGIDGRKMSKSYNNTINLSDSVEEVRKKVLAMITDPKRIYKSDPGHPEICNVHTYYEVFFPDYSGEVSDYCRKAKVGCRDCKEDLARRINEKLMPIRKKREDLLCKKKKIIEIIESGNEKAGKTASSMMKKIKEIINLCPIR